The Streptomyces sp. YIM 121038 genome includes a window with the following:
- a CDS encoding terpene synthase family protein has protein sequence MSSTPATSQKQEIVLAYPDEWNYPLDKRQLSPEVDREVGTWMDHLGLVSSDLDRETYSAIMGASKFALYCYPSADVDRQTVIGKMLAVWTRHDDQIEGHGISDWEADVLGRAASGDLPEPSFDNRYLHGWWEVGQAFRAAAMSPHWRQRLGTHVTAWYRGTNGEAALASRCDPPPTLDEYLPVRRGITGQTIWLHLAQYGTDRELPEHAYGTEVEEFHYLAEHFAALYNDIFTVGKDAKSNFPNAVSILAREQEISWTQAALHLADLHASTVARWSALEQTLLSTEPSLAWWVQTARNNVAGETLALYRATRYFSPPTAPDGSPFPYYPSLRLGARTVDPRPGEGYV, from the coding sequence ATGAGTAGCACTCCCGCAACCAGCCAGAAGCAGGAGATCGTCCTGGCCTACCCAGATGAGTGGAACTACCCACTCGACAAGAGGCAGTTGTCGCCCGAGGTAGACCGTGAAGTGGGTACCTGGATGGACCACCTCGGATTGGTCTCATCGGACCTCGATCGGGAAACCTACTCGGCCATCATGGGGGCGAGTAAGTTCGCCCTCTACTGCTATCCCTCCGCTGACGTCGACCGACAGACTGTGATCGGCAAGATGTTGGCCGTGTGGACAAGGCACGATGACCAAATTGAAGGACATGGCATCAGCGACTGGGAAGCCGACGTTCTAGGTCGGGCGGCCAGCGGCGACCTCCCCGAGCCCTCGTTCGACAACAGGTACCTGCACGGATGGTGGGAAGTCGGCCAAGCGTTTCGTGCGGCAGCAATGAGCCCGCACTGGCGCCAGCGCCTCGGCACACACGTCACCGCCTGGTACCGCGGGACCAACGGAGAGGCTGCCCTGGCCAGTCGCTGCGATCCTCCCCCGACTCTCGACGAGTACCTGCCTGTCAGGCGCGGAATCACCGGCCAGACCATCTGGCTCCACCTCGCCCAATACGGCACCGACCGCGAACTCCCCGAACACGCCTACGGCACCGAAGTCGAGGAGTTCCACTACCTCGCCGAACACTTCGCCGCCCTCTACAACGACATCTTCACCGTCGGCAAAGACGCGAAGAGCAACTTCCCCAATGCTGTCTCCATCCTCGCCCGTGAACAGGAAATCTCCTGGACTCAAGCTGCCCTCCACCTCGCCGACCTCCACGCCTCCACCGTCGCCCGTTGGTCCGCCCTCGAACAGACCCTGCTCAGCACTGAACCCTCCCTGGCCTGGTGGGTCCAGACCGCCCGCAACAATGTCGCCGGCGAGACCCTCGCCCTCTACCGTGCCACCCGCTACTTCTCCCCACCGACCGCGCCGGACGGGAGTCCCTTCCCGTACTACCCCAGCCTCCGCCTGGGTGCCCGCACCGTTGATCCGCGCCCGGGGGAGGGATATGTCTAA
- a CDS encoding cytochrome P450, protein MDEKKTLLTAHGSNGAGPVTTTHPIPRPWPAVGHLPYLAADNLGFFRTVCQGSTAPLVPIRMGTVLAYVVTSRTLAQDLLAKSYALFDSPALHPAARHMLGVSLPMITGEEHQDRRHLMQGHFTVRQIRQGCLESVRTSVRDELGTWPTGRVMDLQPSLSRLSFFVTTKALARLDFSPHQAQDFRSWTSTALHMVMCEAMLPPAASSGRMPTPIRARSRWAVSRMQRMVEGLLAPYLAGAKTPVPGSTMETMLTLRGSMGERKAAEAIRDDYLAMIVAGYDTTSGALGWFCHEVSRRPDIQDRLHRNEDGTYLGQVITEALRFHPPASLVTRFSDEPMRLEGFDIPAQTPLIMSINAFHHDPEIFERPDVFDPDRWAEGKGKEERQMLLPFGVGPRRCIGEHFAYLAMREILGAITRRWVLVPAGRRPVRRTRLRAVVQPRHLPMVLAEHRCPEALSAPGSP, encoded by the coding sequence ATGGATGAGAAGAAGACCTTGCTAACCGCTCACGGGTCCAACGGGGCGGGACCGGTGACCACGACGCACCCGATTCCCCGTCCCTGGCCGGCCGTCGGACACCTGCCGTACCTGGCAGCCGACAACCTGGGATTCTTCCGTACCGTGTGCCAGGGCAGCACCGCCCCCCTGGTGCCCATCCGGATGGGCACTGTCCTAGCCTATGTGGTCACTAGCCGCACCCTGGCCCAGGATCTGCTGGCGAAGTCCTATGCCCTCTTCGACAGCCCGGCCCTGCACCCGGCGGCCCGTCACATGCTCGGAGTGAGCCTGCCCATGATCACGGGCGAGGAGCACCAGGACCGGCGCCACCTGATGCAGGGGCATTTCACCGTTCGGCAGATCCGCCAGGGATGCCTGGAGAGCGTTCGCACCTCGGTCAGGGACGAGCTCGGCACCTGGCCGACCGGCCGGGTGATGGACCTGCAGCCCTCTCTGTCGCGCCTGTCCTTCTTCGTCACCACGAAAGCCCTGGCGCGCCTGGACTTCTCCCCCCACCAGGCACAGGACTTCCGCTCCTGGACCTCCACAGCGCTGCACATGGTGATGTGCGAGGCCATGCTGCCGCCGGCTGCCTCCTCGGGCCGGATGCCCACCCCCATCAGGGCGCGCAGCCGCTGGGCGGTGAGCCGGATGCAGCGCATGGTGGAGGGGCTCCTTGCCCCCTACCTGGCCGGGGCCAAGACCCCGGTGCCGGGGAGCACCATGGAGACGATGCTCACCCTGCGCGGCTCTATGGGGGAAAGGAAGGCGGCGGAGGCCATCCGGGACGACTATCTCGCGATGATCGTCGCGGGCTACGACACCACCAGCGGCGCCTTGGGCTGGTTCTGCCATGAAGTCAGCAGGCGCCCCGACATCCAGGACCGGCTGCACCGCAACGAGGACGGCACCTATCTGGGCCAGGTGATCACCGAGGCCCTGCGGTTCCACCCTCCCGCCTCCCTCGTCACCCGGTTCTCCGACGAGCCAATGCGCCTGGAGGGCTTCGACATCCCCGCCCAGACCCCGCTCATCATGTCCATCAACGCCTTTCACCACGACCCGGAGATCTTCGAGCGGCCGGACGTCTTCGACCCGGACCGGTGGGCAGAGGGAAAGGGGAAAGAGGAGCGGCAGATGCTGCTGCCGTTCGGTGTGGGGCCGCGCAGGTGCATCGGCGAGCACTTCGCCTATCTGGCGATGCGTGAAATCCTGGGCGCCATCACCCGGCGGTGGGTGCTGGTCCCGGCGGGCCGCCGCCCCGTACGGCGGACCCGGCTGCGCGCCGTCGTGCAGCCCCGGCATCTGCCGATGGTCCTTGCCGAACACCGCTGCCCGGAGGCGCTGTCCGCACCCGGATCGCCATGA
- a CDS encoding terpene synthase family protein yields MGGELPRLHRARVRRRPGQGRPAGRRAGTWDAGIAAVLPGMLDEAHWRDTYRRSGPRGLPGLERYLCSARHTLGGPSAMHTALVTLADHSTPEHLTHLLRCEQHASLALRRANDLRSCRRELGEGTVNPVLRHQQARLLCGAPLEAALSFARAAVWRRVEEHLAQCRRLGRQRVTETGWPEAALAGMTERSVRFYRAQDFLPHEGDTPPWMRRRPC; encoded by the coding sequence CTGGGTGGAGAACTCCCACGCCTCCACCGCGCTCGCGTACGCCGACGGCCGGGCCAAGGCCGGCCAGCTGGCCGGCGAGCGGGAACCTGGGATGCCGGGATCGCCGCCGTCCTGCCCGGGATGCTCGACGAGGCGCACTGGCGGGATACCTACCGGCGCAGCGGCCCACGCGGCCTGCCAGGCCTGGAGCGGTACCTGTGTTCGGCCCGGCACACCCTCGGCGGACCGTCGGCCATGCACACCGCACTGGTCACCCTTGCCGACCACAGCACCCCCGAGCACCTGACCCATCTTCTGCGCTGCGAGCAGCACGCCTCCCTGGCCCTGCGTCGGGCCAATGACCTGCGCAGCTGCCGCAGGGAACTCGGCGAGGGCACCGTCAATCCGGTACTGCGTCACCAGCAGGCCCGCCTCCTATGCGGAGCCCCCCTCGAAGCGGCGCTCTCCTTCGCCCGTGCGGCGGTGTGGCGCCGGGTGGAGGAGCACCTGGCGCAGTGCCGGCGGCTGGGGCGTCAGCGGGTGACCGAAACAGGCTGGCCGGAGGCGGCCCTGGCCGGGATGACCGAGCGCAGTGTGCGGTTCTACCGCGCCCAGGACTTCCTACCGCACGAAGGAGACACCCCGCCATGGATGAGAAGAAGACCTTGCTAA
- a CDS encoding helix-turn-helix transcriptional regulator, with translation MDVVDHKPNGLLRHLVEEGGLSEAQLAAEIRRVAAEHGQQLACHQSSVSRWLSGVRPRPPVDVFLLEALARRLGRPLTPAEAGLSKTVPDDIPRGGRSWEAAPVHTLFALLRADLDPARRRLLAADVYSLTSLALPAPAGPHASSPAAAHRAPTPAPLPARAQQMDTMARHFADAAEAFGGGAVRTALAGYLAHPVNGWLNAPAPEPVHRHLLAAAARLTLLLGTMTADDGHDALAQHYHHTAARMATDADDATALAITLRTMAAHASDLGHHTPAVLHLSQHAVDTARGAPPPVRAYTHAQLATAAAHHNRRAALLALNRAEQLYEKADTVLGPFTAYPLAALHYQRAQTLNILGDTRGSIGAYTASLRLRTPTERHARALTQARLGETLLAQGHLDAALTHWTHFLDAYPHLSSLRATRHLHTMRQLLTPHQRHRPTGHLLDSALTLR, from the coding sequence ATGGACGTGGTGGACCACAAGCCGAATGGGCTGCTGCGGCATCTGGTGGAAGAGGGCGGGCTGAGCGAGGCCCAGCTGGCTGCGGAGATACGGCGAGTGGCCGCCGAGCACGGACAGCAATTGGCGTGCCATCAGTCGTCCGTCTCGCGCTGGCTGTCGGGGGTGCGCCCGCGCCCTCCGGTCGACGTGTTCCTGCTGGAGGCACTCGCCCGGCGCTTGGGCCGCCCCCTCACCCCTGCCGAGGCGGGCCTGTCGAAGACGGTCCCGGATGACATTCCGCGAGGGGGCCGGTCCTGGGAGGCTGCCCCTGTGCACACACTCTTTGCCCTGCTGCGCGCCGACCTCGACCCGGCCCGGCGCCGCCTGCTGGCCGCCGACGTCTACAGCCTCACCTCCCTCGCCCTCCCAGCCCCGGCCGGGCCGCACGCCTCCAGCCCGGCAGCCGCCCACCGGGCACCGACGCCAGCGCCCTTACCCGCCCGAGCCCAGCAGATGGACACGATGGCCCGCCACTTCGCCGACGCGGCCGAAGCCTTCGGCGGCGGCGCGGTGCGCACCGCGCTGGCCGGCTACCTCGCCCACCCCGTGAACGGCTGGCTCAACGCCCCGGCCCCGGAGCCGGTACACCGCCACCTCCTCGCCGCAGCGGCTCGTCTGACCCTCCTGCTGGGCACCATGACCGCCGACGACGGCCACGACGCCCTCGCCCAGCATTACCACCACACCGCCGCCCGCATGGCCACCGACGCCGACGATGCCACCGCCCTCGCGATCACACTGCGGACCATGGCCGCCCACGCCAGTGACCTCGGCCACCACACCCCCGCCGTGCTGCACCTGTCCCAGCACGCCGTCGACACGGCCCGCGGCGCCCCGCCCCCGGTCCGCGCCTACACCCACGCCCAGCTCGCCACCGCCGCCGCCCACCACAACCGGCGCGCCGCGCTGCTGGCACTCAACCGGGCCGAGCAGCTGTACGAGAAAGCCGACACCGTCCTCGGCCCGTTCACCGCCTACCCCCTCGCGGCCCTGCACTACCAGCGCGCCCAGACCCTGAACATCCTCGGTGACACACGCGGCTCGATCGGCGCCTACACCGCCTCACTGCGCCTGCGCACCCCCACAGAACGCCACGCCCGCGCCCTCACCCAAGCCCGCCTCGGCGAAACCCTCCTCGCCCAGGGCCACCTCGATGCCGCCCTGACCCACTGGACACACTTCCTCGACGCCTACCCCCACCTCAGCTCCCTACGAGCCACCCGCCACCTGCACACCATGCGGCAACTCCTCACCCCCCACCAACGGCACCGGCCCACCGGCCACCTCCTCGACTCTGCCCTCACTCTGCGCTGA
- a CDS encoding TniQ family protein, translated as MLPRERAEKILTLHTAGWPGQAIADHIGHSHQTVRDYINGRRTPGLRAPRPSLLTEPLASYCRQRLTEDPHLRTSVLFKEVADLGFQGSQRTFYRELIRRRRLLVLADCRETNLQEESPQIPSGTSRTLARRRERTPVLPQRVAPIAGETLSSYLARISQANHLTVSEVLAVLPTWFSTKTNNLDDRAQHHMLAPAATHALHELAHLTSTTPVGLAHALPAFGTGESPVRATTACHRCTASLGLREPIPVHLPIHHKVCTRHGIWLSDLGEPHLDLSICPEITTAQHGASRLLRRFTPQQLTLAHQTAVEAVPPWPASPAAVPNHWRYRLLALQAHNHQRGIPTDLDAYAHAAIYPDAIELAAAALAKHPHDPARSTGENSPHLRTAAPAVHGHFATQDSSSQVRATASGRTR; from the coding sequence ATGCTGCCCCGAGAACGAGCCGAGAAGATCCTCACCCTGCATACGGCCGGATGGCCGGGGCAGGCCATCGCCGACCACATCGGCCACAGTCATCAAACCGTCCGCGACTACATCAACGGCCGCAGAACGCCAGGGCTCCGGGCCCCACGGCCAAGTCTGCTCACCGAACCCCTCGCCAGCTACTGCCGTCAGCGGCTCACCGAGGATCCGCACCTGCGGACCAGTGTCCTGTTCAAAGAAGTCGCCGACCTCGGCTTCCAGGGAAGCCAGAGAACCTTCTACCGCGAGCTGATCCGCCGACGCCGCCTGCTGGTCCTGGCCGACTGCCGGGAAACCAACTTGCAGGAGGAAAGCCCTCAGATCCCATCCGGGACGTCCCGCACACTCGCCCGCAGGCGCGAGCGGACGCCGGTGCTGCCACAGCGAGTTGCGCCAATCGCGGGGGAAACCCTCAGCTCCTACCTGGCCCGGATCTCCCAGGCCAATCACCTCACCGTCAGCGAGGTATTGGCAGTACTGCCCACCTGGTTCTCCACGAAGACCAACAACCTCGACGACCGAGCCCAGCACCACATGCTCGCCCCCGCAGCCACTCACGCCCTGCACGAACTCGCTCACCTCACCAGCACGACTCCCGTCGGCCTGGCTCACGCACTCCCCGCCTTCGGCACCGGCGAAAGCCCCGTCCGGGCCACAACCGCCTGCCACCGGTGCACTGCCAGTCTCGGCCTCCGGGAGCCCATTCCCGTCCACCTCCCGATTCACCACAAGGTCTGCACACGGCACGGAATCTGGCTCAGCGATCTCGGAGAACCTCATCTCGACCTCTCCATATGCCCCGAGATCACCACCGCCCAACACGGGGCGAGCCGCCTCCTCCGCCGCTTCACACCCCAGCAACTCACCCTCGCCCACCAAACCGCGGTCGAAGCCGTCCCGCCCTGGCCGGCCTCCCCGGCCGCCGTCCCGAACCACTGGAGATACCGGCTCCTCGCACTGCAAGCCCACAATCACCAACGCGGCATCCCGACCGACCTCGACGCCTACGCACACGCCGCGATCTACCCCGACGCCATCGAACTCGCGGCAGCAGCACTCGCCAAGCATCCTCACGATCCAGCAAGATCCACTGGCGAAAACTCTCCGCACCTCCGAACGGCGGCACCCGCGGTTCACGGCCACTTCGCCACTCAAGATTCCTCGTCGCAGGTCAGAGCGACCGCGTCAGGGAGGACTCGGTGA
- a CDS encoding TniB family NTP-binding protein, with amino-acid sequence MRQEPGQGGDSADGYGHLQLTTLPGWRGFVTEIPAVPQLLPEAIWSGLADDKRACYDDDRIDHHSRLLVVQTPTIRQVITSGRRLIQMNKNAHYGRCGLMVSGPARTGKTTALTQLGKTVEVIHRRRHPNSSSDIPVIYITVPPAATPKMIAMEFARFFDLPISTRSNITDIADAVCGVSTDAHVTLVAVDELHNLNTATRAGAEASDTLKYFSERIPATFVYAGISLEPTGLLSGARGEQIAGRFGMVRTGPFGQDQQWTALIAALEDSLRLHSHRSGALTRLDRYLHQRTHGMIGSLLWLVRGAAINAVLDGTEKITKKALDAVDADFTSQSPRPPAT; translated from the coding sequence GTGAGACAGGAGCCGGGGCAGGGTGGGGATTCCGCAGATGGGTACGGGCATCTGCAGCTGACCACCCTGCCGGGCTGGCGCGGGTTCGTCACCGAGATACCCGCAGTGCCCCAGCTGCTGCCCGAGGCGATCTGGTCGGGTCTCGCGGACGACAAACGAGCCTGCTACGACGACGACCGCATCGACCACCACTCACGATTGCTGGTGGTCCAGACTCCCACGATCCGCCAGGTCATCACCTCGGGCCGCCGCCTGATCCAGATGAACAAGAACGCCCACTACGGACGATGCGGCCTGATGGTGTCCGGCCCCGCCAGAACTGGCAAGACCACCGCGCTCACCCAACTCGGCAAGACCGTCGAGGTGATCCACCGACGGCGTCACCCGAACTCCTCCAGCGACATCCCGGTCATCTACATCACCGTCCCACCCGCCGCCACCCCCAAGATGATCGCGATGGAGTTCGCCCGGTTCTTCGACCTGCCGATCTCCACCAGGAGCAACATCACCGACATCGCCGACGCGGTCTGCGGCGTCAGCACGGACGCCCACGTGACCCTAGTCGCGGTCGACGAACTCCACAACCTCAACACCGCCACACGCGCCGGCGCCGAAGCCTCCGACACCCTGAAGTACTTCTCTGAACGCATCCCGGCCACTTTTGTCTACGCCGGAATCAGCCTCGAACCCACCGGCCTGCTCTCCGGCGCCCGCGGAGAACAGATCGCTGGCCGGTTCGGCATGGTCCGCACCGGACCGTTCGGCCAGGACCAGCAGTGGACCGCGCTGATCGCAGCTCTGGAGGACAGTCTGAGGCTCCACAGCCACCGGTCCGGTGCCCTCACCCGACTCGACCGATATCTGCACCAGCGCACTCACGGGATGATCGGGAGCCTGCTCTGGCTGGTTCGCGGCGCTGCCATCAACGCGGTCCTGGACGGCACTGAGAAGATCACCAAGAAGGCTCTCGACGCCGTTGACGCCGACTTCACTTCCCAGTCCCCACGGCCACCTGCCACGTGA
- a CDS encoding Mu transposase C-terminal domain-containing protein codes for MLGSVGTLFAQFVAGYTGFNAERRGRHVEQQPLWSLLELQELLDEWIVVWQSQPHDGLRDPLHPGRMFSPNEKYAALVETAGYVPVALSADDYIELLPATWRAINAYGVKIKHRTYDDQALNPLRQQRSGAKDRKDLWEIHYDPYDVSRIWVRDHWKGGWITLFWKQLHRVAAPFGELAWDHTRRTLPGASEEQLADAVADLLQRAHRGPADSGDTGGRVRLSRRDRRVAARTKSSPPSTPIAPEAPPADRLADGEEGQADDAPKENIAKVIPMPIFDPFTEADKRW; via the coding sequence ATGCTGGGCTCCGTCGGAACCCTGTTCGCTCAGTTCGTGGCCGGTTACACCGGCTTCAACGCCGAACGCCGCGGTCGGCACGTCGAACAGCAGCCGCTCTGGTCGTTGCTGGAACTGCAGGAACTCCTGGACGAGTGGATCGTGGTCTGGCAGAGCCAGCCCCACGACGGACTGCGCGACCCCCTTCACCCCGGGCGGATGTTCAGCCCGAACGAGAAGTACGCCGCCCTCGTCGAGACGGCTGGCTATGTCCCGGTCGCGCTGTCGGCTGATGACTACATCGAACTGCTGCCCGCGACCTGGCGGGCGATCAACGCCTACGGCGTGAAGATCAAACACCGGACCTACGACGACCAGGCCCTCAACCCGCTTCGGCAACAGCGGTCGGGCGCCAAGGACCGCAAGGATCTATGGGAGATCCACTACGACCCTTACGACGTGTCCCGCATCTGGGTCCGTGACCATTGGAAGGGCGGCTGGATCACCCTGTTCTGGAAGCAACTGCACCGCGTCGCCGCCCCGTTCGGCGAACTGGCCTGGGACCATACCCGCCGCACCTTGCCCGGAGCGAGTGAGGAGCAACTCGCCGATGCCGTCGCCGACCTGCTGCAACGGGCCCATCGGGGACCCGCTGACAGCGGTGACACAGGCGGCAGAGTCCGACTCAGCCGCCGGGACCGTCGTGTCGCCGCCCGCACCAAGTCCAGCCCGCCATCCACTCCAATCGCGCCCGAGGCGCCCCCTGCCGACCGCCTTGCCGACGGCGAAGAGGGCCAGGCCGACGACGCTCCCAAGGAGAACATCGCCAAGGTGATACCGATGCCGATCTTCGATCCGTTCACCGAGGCGGACAAGCGGTGGTGA
- a CDS encoding DUF5372 family protein — MTHPFHPLFGREFAFVDRRVAWDADRVAVRGEDGVVMSLPAAWTDIDLVDPVVVIAAGRCPLRLVDLLAVGDLVDALRAGGVGGLTP, encoded by the coding sequence GTGACGCACCCGTTCCATCCGTTGTTCGGGCGCGAGTTCGCTTTCGTTGACCGTCGTGTGGCCTGGGACGCGGACCGGGTCGCGGTCCGAGGCGAGGACGGGGTGGTGATGTCCCTGCCTGCGGCGTGGACGGACATCGACCTGGTGGACCCGGTCGTGGTGATCGCGGCGGGACGTTGCCCGTTGCGGCTCGTGGATCTGCTGGCGGTGGGGGACCTGGTGGATGCGCTCCGCGCTGGTGGTGTCGGTGGGTTGACGCCGTGA
- a CDS encoding helix-turn-helix domain-containing protein, whose product MAAADPKVTALAASRSLNPCPELVTDAEFLASPFCDPRDVVQVKYEMVRRVRVDKVSVAEAARAFGYCRQTFYEIAAALDAGGPMALVPGKPGPKGPRKLTEAVMTRVEEWTRDAPVPGARALAVRVEAEFGFTVHPRSIERALARRREAQEDGDTRARSWTGLCYRVC is encoded by the coding sequence GTGGCAGCAGCGGATCCCAAGGTGACGGCGCTGGCGGCGTCCAGGTCGCTGAACCCGTGCCCGGAGTTGGTGACCGACGCGGAGTTTCTGGCCTCGCCGTTCTGCGATCCACGCGATGTGGTGCAGGTCAAGTACGAGATGGTGCGCCGAGTGAGGGTCGACAAGGTGTCGGTCGCCGAGGCGGCCCGCGCGTTCGGCTACTGCCGCCAGACGTTCTACGAGATCGCTGCCGCGCTCGATGCCGGCGGCCCGATGGCACTGGTGCCGGGCAAGCCCGGTCCGAAGGGGCCGCGCAAGCTGACCGAGGCGGTCATGACCCGTGTCGAGGAGTGGACCCGCGACGCCCCGGTGCCCGGTGCCAGGGCTCTGGCGGTGCGAGTCGAGGCCGAGTTCGGGTTCACCGTCCACCCCCGGTCGATCGAGCGGGCTCTGGCCCGCCGACGGGAGGCTCAGGAGGACGGGGATACCAGAGCCCGGTCCTGGACCGGGCTCTGCTACCGGGTCTGTTGA
- a CDS encoding recombinase family protein: MIDTDQGQSGASAADREGFQRLVTEVGMGHAGIVLGLEVSRLARNNTDWHRLLELCAMAGTLILDEDGLYDPCDFNDRLLLGLKGTMSEAELHLLKGRLRGGQLSKARRGELISPLPIGLVYDLSNKVVLDPDAAIVKAITLVFERFDTTGSATGVVKSFNHDGLKLPRRLASGPNKGTVVWAPIAHSRVLQILHNPRYAGAFVYGRHGHRLGASGKMGSQLLPRDEWFALFPDAHVGYISFEKYGANQAKLTANCTAHGQEREAGPPREGPALLQGAVVCGICGNRMTVRYHQRKHGLEPEYNCQAQGIEYGGSICQRIPGAGVDAAVGRLLVEALTPLAIEAALAVAEELTIRAAEADRLRQAGVDRARYQADLARRRYLAVDPDNRLVAQSLEADWNTALRELNDATDAYEQAKATGGSPLDDTLVRDDEQITAHVRLRGGQAHTLTMPAPLTSWQIRQTPPGVVAAVDQLLDEHTDGQIAAILTAKGHVSGTGQPLQPRMVQNIRRAYGLRSHPQRLADQGMASLREIARRLGVCLSTVQNWRNRGLLTGRVANDKGEYFYYLPRPASSDLASADHRRPQHPSNQPEETQYEARGLSFGFAARAGSTRAP; encoded by the coding sequence GTGATCGACACCGATCAGGGCCAGTCCGGGGCTTCGGCGGCGGATCGGGAAGGCTTCCAGCGGCTGGTCACCGAGGTCGGCATGGGGCATGCCGGGATCGTGCTCGGGCTGGAGGTGTCCCGGCTCGCGCGGAACAATACCGACTGGCATCGGCTCCTCGAACTGTGCGCCATGGCCGGCACTCTGATCCTGGACGAGGACGGCCTCTATGACCCCTGCGACTTCAATGATCGTTTGTTGCTCGGCCTCAAAGGGACCATGTCCGAGGCCGAGTTGCACCTGCTCAAGGGCCGTCTTCGCGGCGGGCAGCTGTCCAAGGCCCGGCGCGGGGAGCTGATCAGCCCCCTGCCGATCGGGCTGGTCTATGACCTGTCCAACAAAGTCGTCCTCGACCCGGATGCCGCCATCGTGAAGGCCATCACCCTGGTCTTCGAGCGGTTCGACACCACCGGCTCGGCCACCGGCGTGGTCAAGTCCTTCAACCACGACGGGTTGAAACTGCCCCGCCGCCTGGCCTCCGGCCCCAATAAAGGCACCGTGGTCTGGGCGCCGATCGCGCACTCGCGGGTGCTGCAGATCTTGCACAACCCCCGCTATGCGGGTGCCTTCGTCTATGGCCGCCACGGCCACAGACTGGGCGCGAGCGGCAAGATGGGATCACAACTCCTGCCCCGTGACGAGTGGTTCGCGCTGTTCCCCGATGCCCACGTCGGATACATCAGCTTCGAGAAGTACGGGGCCAACCAGGCCAAACTGACCGCGAACTGCACCGCCCACGGGCAGGAACGCGAAGCCGGCCCGCCCCGGGAAGGCCCAGCCCTGCTGCAGGGCGCGGTGGTCTGCGGGATCTGCGGCAACCGCATGACCGTCCGCTACCACCAGCGCAAACACGGCCTCGAACCTGAATACAACTGCCAGGCCCAAGGCATCGAATACGGCGGCTCGATCTGCCAGCGCATCCCCGGCGCCGGCGTCGATGCCGCAGTGGGACGCCTCCTGGTCGAAGCCCTCACCCCGCTGGCGATCGAGGCCGCCCTCGCGGTCGCTGAAGAACTCACCATCCGGGCCGCCGAAGCCGACCGGCTGCGTCAGGCCGGCGTCGACCGCGCCCGCTACCAGGCCGACCTCGCCCGCCGCCGTTACCTCGCCGTCGACCCGGACAACCGCCTCGTCGCCCAGAGCCTGGAGGCCGACTGGAACACCGCCTTGCGCGAGCTGAACGACGCCACCGACGCCTACGAACAGGCCAAAGCCACAGGCGGCTCACCACTCGATGACACTCTGGTCCGCGATGACGAGCAGATCACCGCACACGTCCGGCTCCGCGGCGGCCAGGCCCACACCCTGACCATGCCGGCCCCCCTCACCTCCTGGCAGATCCGCCAGACACCTCCCGGCGTCGTCGCCGCCGTCGACCAGCTCCTGGACGAGCACACCGACGGCCAGATCGCCGCGATCCTTACCGCCAAGGGCCACGTCAGCGGCACCGGACAACCCCTTCAACCCCGGATGGTCCAGAACATCCGCCGGGCCTACGGCCTGCGCAGCCACCCGCAGCGGCTCGCCGACCAGGGCATGGCCAGCCTGCGCGAGATCGCCCGCCGGCTCGGAGTCTGTCTGAGCACCGTCCAGAACTGGCGCAACCGCGGTCTGCTGACCGGCCGCGTCGCCAACGACAAAGGCGAGTACTTCTACTACCTGCCCCGCCCGGCCTCCAGCGACCTCGCGTCGGCCGACCACCGAAGACCCCAACACCCATCGAATCAACCGGAAGAGACGCAGTATGAAGCACGAGGTTTGTCCTTCGGCTTCGCCGCCCGGGCCGGATCCACCAGGGCGCCGTAG